One window of Leifsonia sp. AK011 genomic DNA carries:
- the rpmA gene encoding 50S ribosomal protein L27, with product MAHKKGASSTRNGRDSNAQYLGVKRFGGQVVKSGEIIVRQRGTHFHPGVNVGRGGDDTLFALAAGAVEFGAKGGRKVVNIVTD from the coding sequence ATGGCACACAAAAAGGGAGCTAGCTCCACCCGTAACGGCCGCGACTCGAACGCGCAGTACCTCGGCGTCAAGCGCTTCGGTGGCCAGGTCGTCAAGTCGGGCGAGATCATCGTTCGCCAGCGCGGCACGCACTTCCACCCCGGCGTGAACGTCGGCCGTGGTGGCGACGACACGCTGTTCGCGCTGGCCGCTGGTGCGGTCGAGTTCGGCGCGAAGGGCGGCCGCAAGGTCGTCAACATCGTCACCGACTAG
- the rplU gene encoding 50S ribosomal protein L21, protein MVYAVVRAGGRQEKVEVGSIVVLDRLSAEQGGTVELAPVLFVDGDKITHDAKALEKIKVKAEVLGNERGPKIVIQKFKNKTGYKKRQGHRQELTRIKITSIA, encoded by the coding sequence GTGGTTTACGCAGTTGTGCGCGCCGGAGGGCGGCAGGAGAAGGTCGAGGTTGGCTCGATCGTTGTGCTCGACCGTTTGTCGGCTGAGCAGGGCGGTACGGTCGAGCTCGCTCCTGTGCTGTTCGTCGATGGTGACAAGATCACCCACGACGCGAAGGCGCTCGAGAAGATCAAGGTCAAGGCTGAGGTGCTCGGCAACGAGCGTGGCCCCAAGATCGTCATCCAGAAGTTCAAGAACAAGACCGGATACAAGAAGCGCCAGGGCCACCGCCAGGAGCTCACTCGTATCAAGATCACCAGCATCGCGTAG
- a CDS encoding DUF4031 domain-containing protein, with amino-acid sequence MILIDQPIWPAHGTVWAHIVSDSSLEELHEFAARAGIPERGFDRDHYDVPARSWNDLVALGAQPVGVREFVRRLEASGLRVPQRDRR; translated from the coding sequence GTGATCCTCATCGACCAGCCGATCTGGCCAGCGCACGGCACTGTGTGGGCTCACATCGTGAGCGACAGCTCACTGGAGGAGTTGCACGAGTTCGCGGCGAGGGCGGGCATCCCCGAGCGCGGGTTCGACCGCGACCACTATGACGTGCCTGCGCGATCGTGGAACGACCTCGTGGCGCTCGGCGCGCAGCCGGTGGGCGTGCGCGAATTCGTGCGCCGGCTCGAGGCCAGCGGCCTGCGGGTGCCCCAGCGCGACCGGCGCTAG
- a CDS encoding TIGR03943 family protein — protein sequence MSWHNLQRWRGVALVGVVVVATLILAANNQLVLYIHPRYIVFTVVMMVIAAVLIVASILLGGRGDVEEPPSKAAKGLGIVAVILASAVAVSMVVLPPATLSSATADQREINSSALGGSTANVSEIAESSDATFEAFDALDWASLLRQTTDLKVYQDKPVNVIGFVTADQSDPQNVFYVSRFIVTCCAVDAQPIGVPVYLEDWPSTLELDEWVQVTGEFDTNRSSSSTQPLAVIPDEILPTEQPSDPYLF from the coding sequence ATGTCCTGGCATAACCTTCAGCGCTGGCGCGGGGTGGCACTCGTCGGAGTCGTCGTGGTCGCGACGCTGATCCTCGCCGCCAACAACCAGCTCGTGCTCTACATCCACCCGCGGTACATCGTCTTCACCGTGGTCATGATGGTCATCGCCGCGGTGCTCATCGTCGCGAGCATCCTTCTCGGTGGTCGAGGCGATGTCGAGGAGCCGCCGTCGAAGGCGGCCAAGGGTCTTGGCATCGTCGCCGTCATTCTCGCGAGCGCCGTGGCGGTCAGCATGGTGGTCCTGCCTCCCGCGACCCTGTCGAGCGCGACGGCCGACCAGCGGGAGATCAACAGCTCGGCGCTCGGCGGCTCCACGGCCAACGTCTCCGAGATCGCGGAGAGTTCGGATGCCACGTTCGAGGCGTTCGACGCCCTCGATTGGGCCTCACTGCTGCGCCAGACCACCGACCTCAAGGTCTACCAGGACAAGCCCGTCAACGTCATCGGCTTCGTCACGGCCGACCAGAGCGATCCGCAGAACGTGTTCTACGTGTCGAGGTTCATCGTGACGTGCTGCGCGGTCGACGCCCAGCCCATCGGCGTGCCCGTCTACCTCGAGGACTGGCCGTCGACTCTCGAGCTCGACGAATGGGTTCAGGTCACGGGCGAGTTCGATACCAACCGCAGTTCCTCGAGCACACAGCCCCTCGCCGTGATCCCCGACGAGATCCTCCCGACAGAGCAGCCCAGTGACCCCTACCTCTTCTAA
- a CDS encoding permease — MATRTEPGNNRRAQTHDSHHDHHHKHDHSRPKVTRRRIIWLIVGVVGIGALLAVRPILSGGSVTLPNQAQDLLTLAISVVVESLPFVILGIALSIVVQAWLPNDLLQRYLPKNPVLRRFFISLFGIALPVCECGNVPLARGLITQGFTVSESMTFLIAAPIINPVTIITTHAAFGFDDGILVARILGGLAIANIVGWLFSLHRKPHELLTPAFAAQCERGEEEHGTRWGKSIDIFVRETSVIMPALFIGALVAGAVQVAVPRDVLVSLGSNPLWSVLAMMVLAFVIAVCSSVDAFFILPFASTFLPGSIVTFLVFGPIIDIKMLAIMRTTFTTKTLLQLTVIVGLLSALLGLVVNVLA, encoded by the coding sequence ATGGCAACCAGGACCGAACCGGGCAATAATCGTCGCGCTCAGACGCACGATTCCCATCACGATCATCACCACAAACATGATCACAGCCGCCCGAAGGTCACCCGCCGCCGCATCATCTGGCTGATCGTCGGAGTCGTGGGAATCGGGGCTCTGCTCGCCGTCCGACCCATCCTGAGTGGCGGGAGCGTCACGCTTCCGAACCAGGCGCAGGATCTGCTGACGCTCGCGATCAGCGTGGTCGTGGAGTCGCTTCCCTTCGTCATCCTCGGCATCGCGCTGTCCATCGTGGTGCAGGCGTGGCTGCCGAACGACCTCCTGCAGCGCTACCTGCCGAAGAACCCCGTCCTCCGCCGGTTCTTCATCTCGCTGTTCGGCATCGCCCTTCCCGTCTGCGAGTGCGGCAACGTTCCGCTCGCCCGCGGACTCATCACCCAGGGCTTCACGGTGTCCGAATCGATGACCTTCCTGATCGCGGCGCCGATCATCAACCCGGTCACGATCATCACAACGCATGCGGCCTTCGGTTTCGACGACGGCATTCTCGTCGCCCGTATCCTCGGCGGACTGGCCATAGCGAACATCGTGGGCTGGCTCTTCAGCCTCCACCGCAAGCCCCACGAACTGCTCACTCCCGCTTTCGCCGCGCAGTGCGAGCGCGGCGAGGAGGAGCACGGCACCCGCTGGGGCAAGAGCATCGACATCTTCGTGCGTGAGACGAGCGTCATCATGCCCGCGCTGTTCATCGGCGCGCTCGTCGCCGGTGCCGTCCAGGTGGCAGTACCGCGCGACGTTCTCGTTTCGCTCGGCAGCAACCCGCTGTGGTCAGTCCTCGCGATGATGGTCCTCGCGTTCGTGATTGCCGTGTGCTCGAGCGTCGACGCCTTCTTCATCCTTCCGTTCGCCAGCACATTCCTGCCCGGGTCGATCGTCACCTTCCTCGTGTTCGGGCCCATCATCGACATCAAGATGCTCGCGATCATGCGCACGACGTTCACGACCAAGACCCTCCTCCAACTGACCGTCATAGTGGGCCTTCTGTCCGCACTTCTCGGATTGGTAGTCAATGTCCTGGCATAA
- a CDS encoding Rne/Rng family ribonuclease: MVKDNDSVETSPTSAPRKRLGLFGRRAAAQPTKAETTAPEPQELPVPPAPPEPQAVPEIHTEAAVLPAETDAAPRASTPRRRTTAKSAADHVSASASTGVSAPDETPAEEPAPRRTTRTRAKKPVEPATSVEADGTEETTPAAQPLVARSTTSLLFQAPDLPPLPPLSPRTDQDEDGGSVRRRSRRRSGEAERAGDDAPGTVVRVRQPRPQPEPITEPQRVKGSTRLEAKKQRRRDGRDAGRRRPVVTESEFLARRESVDRQMVVRSKHGRIQIAVLEDSVLVEHYVAKSQEASLIGNVYLGRVQNVLPSMEAAFVDIGRGRNAVLYSGEVDWDAAAAEGEGKNQARRIELALKPGDRVLVQVTKDPVGHKGARLTSQVSLPGRYLVYVPNGSMSGISRKLPDTERARLKKILKEVLPENVGVIVRTAAEGATEEQLTLDVQRLTSQWAEISRLVETQQAPALLHSEPDLLVKIIRDVFNEDFHKLVIEGDDARETIETYLKSVAPDLLDRLSRYEGKGDSFDEFRVTEQIEKALDRKVWLPSGGSLVIDRTEAMTVVDVNTGKFVGSGGNLEETVTKNNLEAAEEIVRQLRLRDIGGIIVVDFIDMVLETNRDLVLRRLVECLSRDRTKHQVAEVTSLGLVQMTRKKLGLGLLETFSEQCDVCAGRGIIVHHDPVTKHRPQVQSPQPEQGGGRRRNRGGGNGGASAAPTVKNGVGSVGTHAITEDVRNALARVASVTVNHDETAEGQAENAESTAAAPLESSDTRTQKTDATAPVEAEETTVAILDIPVAKKARRPRKAAAPETEQLLETVLDSLPQAKSTTSSRGRVSRRAGSAGQVVSAPASED, encoded by the coding sequence ATGGTGAAAGACAACGACTCAGTCGAAACCAGTCCAACGAGCGCGCCCAGGAAGAGGCTCGGCCTCTTCGGTCGGCGAGCCGCGGCCCAGCCCACGAAGGCCGAGACGACGGCGCCGGAGCCCCAGGAACTGCCCGTTCCGCCCGCGCCGCCCGAACCCCAGGCCGTGCCCGAGATCCACACCGAGGCAGCCGTGCTCCCCGCGGAGACGGATGCCGCCCCCCGTGCATCCACGCCACGCCGACGCACCACGGCGAAGAGCGCGGCCGACCACGTGTCCGCCTCCGCATCGACCGGCGTTTCGGCACCGGACGAGACGCCCGCCGAGGAGCCCGCTCCCCGCAGGACCACGCGCACTCGCGCCAAGAAGCCGGTCGAGCCCGCCACTTCCGTGGAGGCCGACGGCACCGAGGAGACCACACCGGCCGCACAGCCGCTCGTTGCGCGGTCGACGACATCCCTCCTCTTCCAGGCCCCGGATCTTCCGCCGCTGCCGCCCCTCTCACCTCGTACGGACCAGGACGAGGACGGCGGCTCGGTTCGCCGCCGCTCGCGTCGCCGCAGTGGCGAGGCGGAGCGCGCGGGGGATGACGCCCCGGGCACGGTCGTGCGCGTGCGCCAGCCGCGTCCCCAGCCCGAGCCGATCACCGAGCCGCAGCGCGTCAAGGGATCCACTCGTCTCGAGGCGAAGAAGCAGCGTCGCCGCGACGGTCGTGACGCTGGACGCCGTCGTCCCGTCGTCACCGAGAGCGAGTTCCTCGCCCGCCGCGAGAGCGTCGACCGCCAGATGGTTGTCCGTTCCAAGCACGGTCGCATCCAGATTGCCGTCCTCGAGGACTCGGTGCTCGTCGAGCACTACGTCGCCAAGTCGCAGGAGGCGAGCCTCATCGGCAACGTCTACCTGGGTCGTGTCCAGAACGTGCTCCCCAGCATGGAAGCCGCGTTCGTCGACATCGGTCGCGGACGCAACGCCGTGTTGTACTCCGGCGAGGTGGACTGGGATGCCGCCGCCGCAGAGGGTGAGGGCAAGAATCAGGCCCGTCGCATCGAGCTGGCGCTCAAGCCGGGCGACCGAGTCCTCGTGCAGGTCACGAAGGACCCCGTCGGCCACAAGGGTGCACGCCTCACCTCGCAGGTGAGCCTGCCGGGCCGCTACCTCGTCTACGTCCCGAACGGCTCGATGTCCGGGATCAGCCGGAAGCTGCCCGACACCGAGCGTGCCCGCCTCAAGAAGATCCTCAAGGAGGTGCTCCCCGAGAACGTCGGCGTGATCGTTCGTACCGCCGCGGAGGGTGCCACCGAGGAACAGCTGACGCTCGACGTCCAGCGACTCACCAGCCAGTGGGCGGAGATCAGCCGTCTCGTGGAGACGCAGCAGGCTCCGGCATTGCTGCACTCCGAGCCGGACCTGCTCGTCAAGATCATCCGGGACGTCTTCAACGAGGACTTCCACAAGCTCGTCATCGAGGGCGACGATGCGCGCGAGACGATCGAGACCTACCTCAAGTCCGTTGCACCCGACCTGCTCGATCGCCTGTCGCGCTACGAGGGCAAGGGTGACTCGTTCGACGAGTTCCGTGTCACCGAGCAGATCGAGAAGGCTCTGGACCGCAAGGTCTGGCTGCCCTCCGGTGGATCGCTCGTCATCGACCGCACCGAGGCCATGACGGTCGTCGATGTCAACACCGGCAAGTTCGTCGGCTCTGGCGGAAACCTCGAGGAGACGGTCACGAAGAACAACCTCGAGGCAGCGGAGGAGATCGTCCGCCAGCTCCGGTTGCGCGACATCGGTGGCATCATCGTGGTCGACTTCATCGACATGGTGCTCGAGACCAACCGTGATCTCGTCCTGCGCCGCCTCGTCGAGTGTCTCAGCCGCGACCGCACCAAGCACCAGGTGGCCGAGGTCACCTCGCTCGGTCTCGTGCAGATGACCCGCAAGAAGCTGGGTCTCGGCCTGCTCGAGACGTTCAGCGAGCAGTGCGACGTGTGCGCCGGTCGCGGCATCATCGTGCATCACGACCCCGTGACCAAGCACCGTCCGCAGGTGCAGTCGCCGCAGCCCGAGCAGGGTGGCGGGCGCCGTCGCAATCGTGGTGGCGGCAACGGCGGAGCATCCGCTGCCCCCACGGTCAAGAACGGCGTCGGCTCGGTCGGCACCCACGCGATCACGGAGGACGTGCGCAACGCCCTCGCCCGCGTGGCCTCGGTCACGGTGAACCACGACGAGACCGCAGAGGGCCAGGCGGAGAACGCCGAGTCCACGGCCGCTGCGCCCCTGGAGTCCTCGGACACCCGAACGCAGAAGACGGATGCCACGGCTCCCGTTGAGGCGGAGGAGACCACCGTCGCCATCCTCGACATCCCCGTGGCGAAGAAAGCACGTCGCCCGCGCAAGGCGGCCGCGCCCGAAACCGAGCAGCTGCTCGAGACTGTGCTGGACAGCCTTCCGCAGGCCAAGAGCACGACGTCGAGCAGGGGTCGCGTCTCGCGTCGCGCTGGCAGCGCCGGACAGGTTGTGAGCGCACCCGCGTCGGAGGACTGA
- a CDS encoding vitamin K epoxide reductase family protein, giving the protein MTDVVPQRRPLSLAIILIITGAIGWYAAFALTLDKFAVLVNPEADLDCNLSVLVQCGANLASWQGAILGFPNPVLGLAGFVAPIAVGVGLLAGATFARWFWIAFNVGVAAAFGFCLWLMTQSIFALGTLCPWCMLTWSVTILMFWTLTLSNARAGVFGARLAPIGARLYGWTAVFTLATYLIIAIIAQVRLDFLTEIALMLR; this is encoded by the coding sequence ATGACTGACGTCGTGCCGCAGCGCAGGCCACTCTCCCTGGCGATCATCCTCATCATTACCGGCGCGATCGGATGGTACGCAGCCTTCGCCCTCACTCTCGACAAGTTCGCCGTGCTCGTGAATCCCGAGGCGGACCTCGACTGCAACCTCAGCGTGCTCGTGCAGTGCGGGGCGAATCTCGCGTCGTGGCAGGGAGCCATACTCGGCTTCCCGAACCCGGTACTCGGACTCGCCGGTTTCGTCGCACCCATCGCGGTCGGGGTTGGGCTGCTCGCCGGAGCCACCTTCGCGCGCTGGTTCTGGATCGCCTTCAACGTCGGCGTCGCCGCCGCCTTCGGCTTCTGCCTCTGGCTCATGACACAGAGCATCTTCGCGCTCGGCACCCTGTGCCCGTGGTGCATGCTCACCTGGTCGGTGACGATCCTGATGTTCTGGACCCTCACCCTGAGCAATGCGCGCGCCGGAGTGTTCGGCGCGCGGCTCGCGCCCATCGGCGCAAGACTCTACGGCTGGACCGCGGTGTTCACTCTCGCCACGTACCTCATCATCGCGATCATCGCGCAGGTACGCCTGGACTTCCTCACCGAGATCGCCCTGATGCTCCGCTGA
- the ndk gene encoding nucleoside-diphosphate kinase, which yields MTVEETLVLIKPDGVARNLTGEILRRIEAKGYQLVDVRMLEPELDLLAAHYEEHQGKPFYEPLVEFMQSGPIVALRIAGNRVIEGFRSLAGTTDPTTAAPGTIRGDFGRDWGLKVQQNLVHGSDSPESAARELALWFS from the coding sequence ATGACCGTCGAAGAAACTCTCGTCCTCATCAAGCCCGATGGCGTCGCCCGCAACCTGACCGGTGAGATCCTTCGCCGCATCGAGGCCAAGGGTTACCAACTCGTGGATGTCCGGATGCTCGAGCCCGAGCTCGATCTCCTCGCTGCTCACTACGAGGAGCACCAGGGCAAGCCCTTCTATGAGCCGCTCGTCGAGTTCATGCAGTCTGGACCGATCGTGGCGCTGCGCATCGCGGGCAACCGCGTGATCGAGGGCTTCCGGTCACTCGCCGGCACCACCGACCCGACGACCGCCGCGCCCGGCACGATCCGCGGCGACTTCGGTCGCGACTGGGGCCTCAAGGTCCAGCAGAACCTCGTTCACGGCTCCGACTCGCCCGAGTCCGCCGCGCGCGAGCTCGCGCTCTGGTTCAGCTAA
- a CDS encoding DUF4233 domain-containing protein yields the protein MTAATSPGPRAGRSRRPSTATESLLAVALGLEACLVFFVTLTVYGLRVLEPVTTFVGGGVLLIALIVATRLVRYRWGVMIGWALQVILIATGFLVPLMFVIGAGFAGIWIFCFLKGRQLDRAKAQFIAQHTQPGAS from the coding sequence GTGACAGCCGCGACATCCCCCGGACCGCGAGCCGGCCGCTCGCGTCGCCCGAGCACGGCGACGGAGTCGCTCCTCGCCGTGGCGCTGGGCCTGGAGGCCTGTCTCGTGTTCTTCGTGACCCTCACGGTCTACGGCCTGCGGGTGCTCGAGCCCGTCACCACGTTTGTCGGCGGTGGTGTTCTGCTCATCGCGCTCATCGTTGCCACACGGCTCGTGCGCTACCGCTGGGGTGTCATGATCGGCTGGGCACTCCAGGTCATCCTGATCGCGACCGGGTTCCTCGTGCCGCTCATGTTCGTGATCGGCGCCGGTTTCGCGGGCATCTGGATCTTCTGTTTTCTCAAGGGCCGCCAGCTCGACCGGGCCAAGGCGCAGTTCATCGCACAGCACACTCAACCAGGAGCATCATGA
- a CDS encoding folylpolyglutamate synthase/dihydrofolate synthase family protein: protein MSDEKSDHYEYEDSEFAENADRAYQELLARVGESAPQPRLEPTRRVVELLGDPQRSYPIIHITGTNGKTSVARMIESILRAYGLRTGLATSPHLERPNERISIDGEPISNRAFAENWADVRPYIDLVDAELQQSGEEPLTYFEAFTVLTFAAFADAPVDVAVVEVGMGGEWDSTNVADGQVAVFTPISLDHTQRLGSTVQQIARTKAGIIKPVAAVVSAEQVPEALAELERAADLTESTLNVEGAAFELLDSTVAVGGQVISVRGLAGEYKDIFLPLYGTHQGHNAALAIAAVESFLGQGSQALVGDVLTEGLATATSPGRLQLVGKEPTVLVDAAHNPHGAAALADAIRSYFTFDEIAVVVGVLGDKDAAGIIEALAPVTTTFLATQSSSERAIPATDLAELIARVAPEHPLQTFESLEFAVQDARVWAAQAPRRAVLVTGSITLIGEVIGLSAAEGWK, encoded by the coding sequence ATGTCTGACGAGAAGTCGGATCACTACGAGTACGAGGACTCCGAGTTCGCGGAGAACGCTGACCGCGCGTACCAGGAGCTGTTGGCCCGCGTGGGCGAGAGCGCACCGCAGCCGCGACTGGAGCCCACGCGCAGGGTGGTCGAGCTGCTCGGGGATCCGCAGCGCAGCTACCCGATCATCCACATCACCGGCACGAATGGCAAGACGTCCGTCGCGCGCATGATCGAGAGCATCCTGCGCGCCTACGGCCTGCGCACCGGACTCGCCACGAGCCCGCACCTGGAGCGCCCCAACGAGCGCATCTCCATCGACGGCGAGCCGATCTCCAACCGTGCGTTCGCGGAGAACTGGGCGGATGTTCGTCCCTACATCGATCTCGTCGATGCCGAGCTCCAACAATCGGGCGAGGAACCTCTGACCTACTTCGAGGCCTTCACGGTGCTGACGTTCGCGGCCTTCGCGGACGCGCCCGTGGATGTCGCGGTCGTCGAGGTCGGCATGGGCGGGGAGTGGGACTCCACCAACGTCGCCGACGGCCAGGTTGCCGTCTTCACGCCCATCTCCCTCGACCACACCCAGCGTCTCGGCTCCACGGTGCAGCAGATCGCCCGCACCAAGGCCGGCATCATCAAGCCCGTCGCAGCTGTCGTCTCCGCCGAGCAGGTTCCCGAGGCTCTCGCGGAACTCGAGCGCGCGGCCGATCTCACCGAATCGACGCTCAATGTCGAGGGCGCGGCCTTCGAGCTACTCGACTCGACCGTTGCGGTCGGCGGCCAGGTCATCTCGGTGCGCGGCCTCGCGGGTGAGTACAAGGACATCTTCCTTCCGCTCTACGGCACCCACCAGGGCCACAACGCGGCGCTGGCGATCGCAGCAGTCGAGTCCTTCCTCGGGCAGGGGAGCCAGGCGCTCGTGGGGGACGTTCTCACCGAGGGGCTCGCGACCGCGACCTCCCCGGGCCGCCTGCAGCTCGTGGGCAAGGAGCCGACGGTGCTCGTGGATGCCGCCCACAACCCGCACGGGGCTGCGGCGCTGGCCGATGCCATCCGTTCGTATTTCACCTTCGACGAGATCGCGGTCGTCGTCGGCGTGCTGGGGGACAAGGATGCCGCGGGCATCATCGAAGCCCTCGCTCCCGTGACCACGACCTTCCTGGCAACCCAGTCCAGCTCGGAGCGGGCCATACCCGCGACCGACCTTGCCGAGCTCATCGCCCGGGTGGCACCCGAGCATCCCCTCCAGACCTTCGAGAGCCTCGAGTTCGCCGTTCAGGATGCCCGTGTCTGGGCCGCGCAGGCGCCTCGCCGTGCCGTCCTCGTCACGGGGTCGATCACGCTCATCGGCGAGGTCATCGGGCTCTCGGCCGCCGAGGGGTGGAAGTGA